A window from Pseudomonas moraviensis encodes these proteins:
- a CDS encoding YqaE/Pmp3 family membrane protein: MDFIRIIIAILLPPLGVFLQVGFGGAFWLNILLTLCGYIPGIVHAVYIIAKR, encoded by the coding sequence ATGGATTTCATTCGTATCATCATCGCTATTCTGTTGCCGCCACTGGGCGTGTTTCTGCAGGTCGGATTTGGCGGGGCATTCTGGCTGAACATTCTGCTGACGCTGTGCGGCTACATTCCGGGAATCGTGCATGCGGTGTATATCATCGCCAAGCGTTGA
- the pqqD gene encoding pyrroloquinoline quinone biosynthesis peptide chaperone PqqD, whose protein sequence is MSFDRSKVPNWRPGYRFQYEPAQTGHVLLYPEGMIKLNETAALIGGLIDGERDVAAIIARLDEQFPGVPELGDDVEQFMEVAREQHWLTLD, encoded by the coding sequence ATGAGTTTTGATCGCAGCAAAGTGCCGAACTGGCGCCCAGGCTACCGCTTTCAGTACGAGCCGGCGCAAACAGGCCATGTGTTGCTGTACCCGGAAGGCATGATCAAGCTCAACGAGACGGCCGCGCTGATCGGCGGCTTGATTGATGGCGAACGCGATGTCGCGGCGATCATTGCCAGACTCGACGAGCAGTTCCCCGGCGTCCCCGAACTCGGTGACGACGTCGAACAATTCATGGAGGTTGCCCGTGAGCAACACTGGCTCACCCTTGACTGA
- the pqqF gene encoding pyrroloquinoline quinone biosynthesis protein PqqF — MPAPTRPLPHTEILANGLRVTLRHVPGLKRSAAVLRVAAGSHDVPLAWPGLAHFLEHLLFLGTERFPTNEGLMAYVQRHGGQVNASTRERTTDFFFELPVPLFGAGLERLSDMLARPRMNLDDQRREREVLQAEFVAWSQDPTAQQQFALYDGLPEQHPLRGFHAGNRRSLQVDSPAFQTALKGFHQRFYRTGQMHLSLVGPQSVDALRELAQQFAAVLPVGDKVAQATPLPLTVKSYQQVGAHANLLWAFDDLPESSAEAMAFLCHWLNSAKPGGLLAYLHQQNLADSLKAVPVYQFAGQALLHLQLNADGDRLHAINEQLLDWLSFFAQQDWTPLREEYAALLQRQQHVSGALQLARFDVEQQAFGLSESGAAALEHILHEIGVVDNFSNHWRLPAANPFLRASEPLANAGLIRGQTSAHRGLRTFAQDRSRSRRERSPMHFSQALPDNSDEGVIYLRWQVEAAASADLCSRLQRSLRQTRQDASEAGVDLSFSAAGNQWLLKMTGLQESMPSVLEYALKCLTTIDADSPRDETQIPSMPLRQLLEALPQTSLPTIEASDDAKRLWTTSRWDGLAFGLDQQTQSAMGLALSRIPGTPDNQLPITLHNNAEYRWSRIDTASTEHALLLICPTASHDIADEAAWRLLAQLCQTAFYQRLRVELQLGYAVFSALRQLHGTTAIVFAVQSPATPVVTLLEHIQDFLNGVPALIETLGDASIKQQRESLAEQFSDATLATRDAAELLWQGKLAGHSSDYREQLVAAINQLDTRGLLTAAQRLINVDGGYHCLANEPMPGAPWQAAN, encoded by the coding sequence ATGCCTGCACCGACTCGTCCCCTCCCCCACACTGAAATTCTGGCTAATGGCTTGCGCGTGACCCTGCGCCACGTGCCCGGCCTCAAGCGCAGCGCTGCCGTATTGCGCGTAGCGGCCGGCAGCCATGACGTGCCGTTGGCATGGCCGGGGCTGGCGCATTTTCTTGAACACCTGCTGTTTCTCGGCACCGAGCGTTTTCCGACAAACGAAGGGCTGATGGCCTACGTGCAACGTCACGGCGGGCAGGTGAATGCCAGCACCCGCGAACGCACCACGGACTTTTTCTTCGAACTGCCCGTGCCGTTGTTCGGCGCAGGGCTTGAGCGTCTGTCAGACATGCTCGCCCGGCCGCGTATGAATCTGGACGATCAACGGCGTGAACGGGAGGTGCTACAGGCAGAATTCGTCGCCTGGTCGCAAGATCCGACCGCACAGCAGCAATTTGCCTTGTACGACGGTTTACCAGAGCAGCACCCGTTGCGCGGGTTTCATGCGGGCAATCGGCGCAGCCTGCAGGTGGATTCGCCGGCGTTTCAAACGGCACTGAAGGGTTTCCATCAAAGGTTTTATCGCACCGGGCAAATGCATCTGAGTCTGGTTGGGCCGCAGAGCGTCGATGCGCTCCGAGAGCTGGCGCAGCAATTCGCAGCGGTGTTGCCGGTTGGGGATAAAGTTGCCCAAGCCACACCGCTACCGCTGACAGTGAAAAGTTATCAACAGGTCGGCGCTCACGCGAACCTGTTATGGGCCTTCGACGACTTACCCGAGTCATCCGCGGAGGCGATGGCCTTTCTCTGTCATTGGTTGAACAGCGCAAAACCTGGTGGGTTGCTCGCGTACCTGCATCAACAGAATCTGGCTGACAGCCTGAAAGCCGTGCCGGTTTATCAATTTGCCGGGCAGGCGTTGCTGCATCTGCAACTCAATGCCGATGGCGACCGCTTGCATGCCATCAACGAACAGCTGCTGGACTGGCTGAGCTTCTTCGCCCAGCAGGACTGGACGCCATTGCGCGAGGAATACGCCGCCCTGCTTCAGCGCCAACAACACGTCAGCGGAGCTTTGCAACTGGCGCGGTTCGACGTTGAGCAGCAAGCATTCGGCCTGTCCGAATCGGGTGCCGCCGCACTTGAGCACATCCTTCACGAAATCGGTGTTGTGGATAACTTCAGCAATCATTGGCGCCTGCCCGCGGCCAATCCTTTCCTGCGGGCCAGTGAACCGCTGGCCAACGCTGGTCTGATTCGCGGCCAGACCAGCGCCCACCGTGGCCTGCGCACGTTCGCCCAGGATCGCTCGCGCAGCCGCCGGGAACGCTCGCCGATGCATTTCAGTCAGGCGTTGCCGGACAACAGCGATGAAGGCGTAATTTATCTGCGTTGGCAGGTCGAGGCGGCGGCCAGCGCTGATCTGTGTTCACGATTGCAGCGAAGTCTGCGCCAGACACGACAGGATGCGTCAGAGGCCGGAGTGGATCTGTCTTTCAGTGCTGCGGGCAACCAATGGCTGCTGAAAATGACGGGGCTGCAAGAATCCATGCCCAGCGTCCTGGAGTATGCGCTGAAATGTCTGACGACTATTGACGCCGATTCGCCGCGCGACGAGACACAGATACCCTCGATGCCGCTGCGCCAATTGCTTGAAGCGTTACCGCAAACGTCCCTGCCCACGATTGAAGCCAGCGATGACGCCAAACGCCTGTGGACAACTTCGCGCTGGGACGGCCTCGCCTTCGGGCTCGACCAACAAACCCAATCAGCCATGGGCCTGGCGCTCAGCCGCATTCCCGGCACGCCCGACAACCAGCTGCCGATTACTCTGCACAACAATGCCGAGTACCGCTGGAGCCGAATCGACACGGCCTCCACCGAACATGCCTTGCTGCTCATCTGCCCGACCGCCAGCCATGACATCGCTGATGAAGCCGCTTGGCGCCTGCTCGCACAGCTGTGCCAGACGGCGTTCTACCAGCGCCTGCGCGTCGAACTGCAATTGGGTTACGCCGTGTTCAGTGCGTTGCGCCAGTTGCACGGGACGACTGCGATCGTCTTCGCCGTGCAGTCGCCTGCAACCCCGGTGGTCACCTTGCTTGAACACATTCAGGATTTCCTCAACGGGGTTCCAGCCCTGATCGAAACGCTCGGTGACGCCAGTATCAAGCAGCAGCGCGAAAGCCTCGCCGAGCAATTCAGTGATGCCACATTAGCCACCAGGGACGCCGCCGAACTCCTGTGGCAGGGCAAACTCGCCGGCCATTCGTCGGATTACCGTGAGCAACTGGTCGCAGCGATCAATCAACTGGATACGCGAGGCCTGCTGACCGCTGCGCAACGCCTGATCAATGTCGACGGCGGCTACCATTGCCTGGCCAATGAACCAATGCCCGGCGCGCCGTGGCAGGCGGCAAACTGA
- a CDS encoding Lrp/AsnC family transcriptional regulator gives MPDTRPPTLDAIDRQLIAALQINARESVAMLARQLGIARTTVTSRLARLEKAKVITGYGVRLGQRVVDGGLQAYVGIKVQPRSGKDVLRRLSAMAQVQQLCAVSGEFDYVAWLRTDSPEQLDQLLDQIGSVDGVEKTTTSIILSSKIDRGQPV, from the coding sequence TTGCCAGACACCCGCCCCCCCACCCTCGACGCAATCGATCGCCAGCTGATCGCCGCGCTGCAAATCAACGCTCGCGAAAGCGTGGCCATGCTCGCCCGTCAGCTAGGCATTGCTCGCACTACGGTGACGTCGCGCCTGGCCCGGCTGGAAAAAGCCAAAGTGATCACCGGCTATGGTGTGCGCCTCGGTCAGCGCGTGGTCGATGGTGGCTTGCAGGCCTACGTCGGGATCAAGGTGCAGCCGCGCTCCGGCAAAGATGTGCTGCGGCGCTTGAGTGCGATGGCGCAGGTGCAGCAGTTGTGTGCGGTGAGTGGCGAGTTTGATTATGTGGCGTGGTTGCGCACTGATTCGCCGGAGCAGCTGGACCAATTGCTGGATCAGATTGGCAGCGTTGACGGGGTGGAGAAGACCACGACGTCGATCATTTTGAGCAGCAAGATTGATCGTGGGCAGCCGGTTTAA
- a CDS encoding flavin monoamine oxidase family protein, producing MNTNNRHPADGKKPVTIFGPDFPFAFDDWIEHPAGLGSIPEEHHGAEVAIVGAGIAGLVAAYELMKLGLKPVVYEASKLGGRLRSQAFNGTDAIVAELGGMRFPVSSTAFYHYVDKLGLETKPFPNPLTGASGSTVIDLEGETYYAESLKDLPALFQEVADAWADALEAGSQFSDIQQAIRDRDVPRLKELWNKLVPLWDDRTFYDFVATSKAFAKLSFQHREVFGQVGFGTGGWDSDFPNSMLEIFRVVMTNCDDHQHLVVGGVEQVPQGIWRHVPERCVHWPAGTSLKSLHRGAPRSGVKKIAHAPEGRFAVTDNNGDTREYAAVLTTCQSWLLTTQIECDETLFSQKMWMALDRTRYMQSSKTFVMVDRPFWKDKDPETGRDVMSMTLTDRLTRGTYLFDNGDDKPGVICLSYSWMSDALKMLPHPVEKRVELALNALKKIYPKVDIAARIIGDPITVSWEADPYFLGAFKGALPGHYRYNQRMYAHFMQDDMPAEQRGIFIAGDDVSWTPAWVEGAVQTSLNAVWGIMKHFGGSTHKENPGPGDVFKDIGPIALPE from the coding sequence ATGAACACGAACAATCGCCATCCTGCAGACGGGAAAAAACCAGTCACCATTTTCGGTCCGGACTTTCCGTTCGCGTTTGACGACTGGATCGAGCATCCGGCGGGTCTGGGCAGCATTCCTGAAGAGCACCATGGCGCTGAAGTGGCGATTGTCGGCGCGGGCATCGCCGGTCTGGTGGCTGCGTATGAACTGATGAAACTCGGTTTGAAGCCGGTGGTGTACGAGGCGTCAAAGCTCGGCGGTCGTCTGCGCTCGCAGGCCTTCAACGGCACCGATGCCATCGTCGCCGAACTCGGCGGTATGCGCTTTCCGGTGTCCTCCACGGCGTTTTATCACTACGTCGACAAGCTCGGCCTCGAGACCAAGCCTTTCCCCAACCCGCTGACCGGCGCTTCGGGCAGCACCGTGATCGATCTGGAAGGCGAAACCTATTACGCCGAAAGCCTGAAGGATCTTCCTGCATTGTTCCAGGAAGTTGCCGACGCCTGGGCGGATGCGCTGGAAGCCGGTTCGCAGTTTTCCGATATCCAGCAGGCCATTCGCGACCGGGATGTGCCGCGTTTGAAAGAACTGTGGAACAAGTTGGTGCCGCTATGGGACGACCGGACCTTCTATGACTTCGTCGCCACCTCGAAAGCCTTCGCCAAACTGTCGTTCCAGCACCGCGAAGTATTCGGCCAGGTCGGCTTCGGCACTGGCGGCTGGGATTCGGACTTCCCCAATTCGATGCTGGAAATCTTCCGCGTCGTGATGACCAACTGCGACGATCACCAGCACCTGGTAGTCGGCGGCGTCGAGCAGGTACCGCAAGGCATCTGGCGTCATGTGCCGGAACGCTGCGTACATTGGCCGGCCGGCACCAGCCTGAAATCCCTGCACCGTGGCGCGCCGCGATCCGGTGTGAAGAAAATTGCCCACGCGCCGGAGGGCCGTTTCGCCGTTACCGACAACAACGGTGACACCCGCGAATACGCCGCTGTGCTGACGACTTGCCAAAGCTGGCTGCTGACCACGCAGATCGAATGCGACGAAACCCTGTTTTCGCAGAAGATGTGGATGGCCCTCGACCGCACGCGCTACATGCAGTCATCAAAAACCTTCGTGATGGTCGACCGGCCATTCTGGAAGGACAAAGACCCGGAAACCGGCCGCGACGTAATGAGCATGACCCTCACCGATCGCCTGACCCGTGGCACCTATCTGTTCGACAACGGTGACGACAAGCCGGGGGTGATCTGCCTGTCGTACTCGTGGATGAGCGACGCGTTGAAAATGCTCCCACATCCTGTGGAAAAACGCGTCGAACTGGCCTTGAACGCGTTGAAAAAGATCTACCCGAAAGTCGACATCGCCGCACGCATCATCGGTGATCCGATCACTGTGTCGTGGGAAGCCGATCCGTATTTCCTCGGAGCCTTCAAAGGCGCCCTGCCCGGCCATTACCGCTACAACCAGCGCATGTACGCGCACTTCATGCAGGACGACATGCCGGCCGAGCAGCGCGGAATCTTCATCGCCGGCGACGATGTTTCGTGGACACCGGCATGGGTCGAAGGCGCGGTGCAGACTTCGCTCAACGCGGTGTGGGGCATCATGAAACATTTCGGCGGCTCGACACATAAAGAGAACCCGGGCCCGGGTGATGTGTTCAAAGACATCGGCCCTATCGCCCTGCCCGAGTAA
- the pqqE gene encoding pyrroloquinoline quinone biosynthesis protein PqqE, translating into MTDLPAKPEIGLPLWLLAELTYRCPLQCPYCSNPLDFAEQGKELTTEQWIKVFREAREMGAAQLGFSGGEPLVRQDLAELIGEARQLGFYTNLITSGIGLTEQKISDFKKAGLDHIQISFQASDEQVNNLLAGSKKAFAQKLEMARAVKAHGYPMVLNFVTHRHNIDKIDRIIELCIALEADFVELATCQFYGWAQLNRVGLLPTQEQLVRAERITNEYRAKLEAEGHPCKLIFVTPDYYEERPKACMNGWGSIFLTVTPDGTALPCHGARQMPVQFPNVRDHSMQHIWYDSFGFNRFRGYDWMPEPCRSCDEKEKDFGGCRCQAFMLTGDASNADPVCSKSEHHGVILKAREEAETATQTIEQLAFRNERNSRLIAKG; encoded by the coding sequence TTGACTGATCTGCCGGCAAAACCTGAAATCGGCCTGCCGCTGTGGTTGCTCGCCGAGCTGACCTACCGCTGCCCGCTGCAATGCCCGTACTGCTCCAACCCACTGGATTTCGCCGAGCAGGGCAAAGAGCTGACCACCGAACAGTGGATCAAGGTGTTCCGCGAAGCGCGGGAAATGGGCGCGGCGCAGTTAGGCTTTTCCGGCGGCGAACCGTTGGTGCGTCAGGACTTGGCCGAACTGATCGGTGAAGCCCGGCAGTTGGGTTTCTACACCAACCTGATCACCTCCGGCATTGGCCTGACCGAGCAGAAAATCAGCGACTTCAAGAAGGCCGGGCTCGATCACATCCAGATCAGCTTCCAGGCCAGTGACGAGCAAGTGAACAACCTGCTCGCCGGCTCGAAAAAAGCCTTTGCGCAGAAGCTGGAAATGGCTCGTGCGGTGAAGGCCCACGGCTACCCGATGGTGCTGAACTTCGTTACCCACCGGCACAACATCGACAAGATCGACCGCATCATCGAGCTGTGCATTGCGCTGGAGGCGGACTTCGTCGAACTCGCCACCTGCCAGTTCTACGGCTGGGCGCAGCTCAACCGCGTCGGCCTGTTGCCGACCCAGGAACAGCTTGTGCGCGCCGAGCGCATCACCAACGAATACCGGGCCAAACTGGAAGCCGAAGGGCATCCGTGCAAGCTGATTTTCGTGACTCCCGACTACTACGAAGAACGCCCGAAAGCCTGCATGAACGGCTGGGGCAGCATCTTTCTGACCGTCACTCCAGACGGCACGGCCCTGCCCTGCCATGGCGCCCGCCAGATGCCCGTGCAGTTTCCCAACGTGCGCGACCACAGCATGCAGCACATCTGGTATGACTCGTTCGGCTTCAACCGCTTTCGCGGTTACGACTGGATGCCCGAGCCCTGCCGCTCTTGCGACGAGAAAGAAAAAGACTTCGGCGGCTGCCGCTGCCAAGCGTTCATGCTTACCGGCGATGCCAGCAATGCCGACCCGGTGTGCAGCAAGTCCGAACATCACGGCGTGATTCTCAAGGCCCGCGAAGAAGCCGAGACCGCCACTCAAACCATCGAACAATTGGCCTTTCGCAATGAACGAAACTCACGCCTCATCGCCAAGGGCTGA
- the pqqB gene encoding pyrroloquinoline quinone biosynthesis protein PqqB produces the protein MFVQILGSAAGGGFPQWNCNCVNCAGFRDGSLNAKARTQSSIAISDDGVNWVLCNASPDIRAQLQSFAPMQPGRALRDTGISAIILMDSQIDHTTGLLSLREGCPHQVWCTDMVHEDLSTGFPLFKMLTHWNGGLDWNRIELDQSFTVAACPNLRFTPLPLRSAAPPYSPHRFDPHPGDNIGLIVEDLNTGGKLFYAPGLGKVDAPLLEIMAGSDCLLVDGTLWDDDEMQRRGVGTRTGREMGHLAQNGPGGMLEVLEQLPEQRKVLIHINNTNPILDEDSPERAELARRNVEVAFDGMSIVL, from the coding sequence ATGTTCGTCCAGATTCTGGGTTCGGCCGCCGGTGGCGGTTTTCCGCAGTGGAACTGCAACTGCGTCAACTGCGCAGGCTTTCGCGACGGCAGCCTGAATGCCAAGGCGCGTACCCAATCGTCCATCGCCATTTCCGATGACGGCGTGAACTGGGTGCTGTGCAATGCCTCGCCGGACATCCGCGCGCAACTGCAAAGCTTCGCCCCGATGCAGCCAGGTCGGGCCCTGCGCGACACCGGCATCAGTGCGATCATCCTGATGGACAGCCAGATCGACCACACCACCGGCCTGCTCAGCCTGCGCGAAGGCTGCCCGCATCAGGTCTGGTGCACGGACATGGTTCACGAAGATCTCAGCACCGGTTTTCCCCTGTTCAAGATGCTCACCCATTGGAACGGCGGGCTGGACTGGAACCGCATCGAACTCGACCAGAGCTTCACCGTAGCGGCCTGCCCGAACCTGCGTTTCACTCCGCTGCCGTTGCGCAGCGCCGCACCGCCGTATTCGCCGCATCGTTTCGATCCGCATCCGGGCGACAACATCGGTCTGATCGTTGAAGACCTCAACACCGGCGGCAAGCTGTTCTACGCGCCAGGGCTGGGCAAGGTCGATGCGCCGTTGCTGGAAATCATGGCGGGCAGTGATTGCCTGCTGGTCGACGGCACGCTGTGGGACGACGATGAAATGCAGCGTCGTGGCGTTGGCACCCGCACCGGTCGCGAGATGGGCCACCTGGCGCAGAATGGCCCCGGCGGCATGCTCGAAGTGCTGGAGCAGTTGCCCGAGCAGCGCAAGGTGCTTATCCACATCAACAATACCAACCCGATTCTTGACGAAGATTCGCCGGAACGCGCGGAACTGGCGCGGCGTAATGTTGAAGTGGCGTTTGATGGCATGAGTATTGTGTTGTAA
- a CDS encoding S9 family peptidase, giving the protein MNETHASSPRAEPFSAAQAVAAGTDFAELQLGVHGLFWNEYRPEDAACRIWHWRDGLAKCLTPDGFSVRSRVYEYGGGAFCLTPDGVVFVNEADQQLYRQALGGQPVALTSTDCRYGDLQFAGGRVLAVEEQQDRHRLVAIELATGMRQVLAEGADFYAAPTLSADGQRLAWIEWSRPHQPWTSTRLMVAEGDFSAPRCVAGEQMEESIQQPRFDAGGRLCCLTDRSGYWQPWIETSDGLQALASSAADHAPAPWQLGGCTWLPVGDQFLATWSVDGFGRLAFGDEDFSAGYSRFRHLAMDQQFVYCIAASPVSPSAVIAIDRVSHAVKVLAGGVAPLPAERISRPQTLRYPSGSGEAHGFFYPAMSGEAKPPLVVFIHGGPTSACYPMLDPRIQYWTQRGFAVADLNYRGSSGYGREYRQALHLRWGEVDVEDACAVVDYLAGQGLIDGDRAFIRGGSAGGYTTLCALAFRQVFRAGASLYGVSDPVALARATHKFEGDYLDWLIGDPERDADRYAARTPLLHAENIRVPVIFFQGELDAVVVPQQTRDMVAALEHNGIAVEAHYYPEERHGFRRAVNQAHALEQEWTFYRRVMGLVY; this is encoded by the coding sequence ATGAACGAAACTCACGCCTCATCGCCAAGGGCTGAGCCTTTCAGCGCCGCCCAAGCTGTTGCCGCCGGAACCGACTTCGCGGAGCTGCAGCTCGGCGTCCACGGCCTGTTCTGGAATGAATATCGCCCAGAGGATGCCGCATGCCGAATCTGGCATTGGCGCGATGGCTTGGCGAAATGTCTGACGCCGGATGGCTTCAGCGTGCGCAGCCGCGTGTACGAATATGGCGGTGGCGCGTTTTGTCTGACGCCTGACGGCGTGGTTTTCGTCAATGAAGCGGATCAGCAGTTGTACCGACAGGCACTGGGTGGCCAGCCGGTCGCGCTGACGTCCACTGACTGCCGCTACGGTGATCTGCAATTTGCCGGTGGCCGGGTGTTGGCTGTTGAAGAGCAGCAGGATCGGCATCGGCTGGTGGCGATTGAGCTGGCGACCGGAATGCGACAAGTGCTGGCGGAGGGAGCGGATTTCTACGCGGCGCCAACGTTGAGCGCGGATGGTCAGCGACTGGCGTGGATCGAGTGGAGCCGACCGCATCAACCATGGACTTCGACCCGTTTGATGGTTGCTGAAGGCGATTTTTCTGCGCCTCGCTGTGTTGCCGGTGAGCAGATGGAGGAGTCGATCCAGCAGCCGCGCTTCGACGCCGGTGGGCGGCTCTGTTGCCTGACGGATCGTAGCGGCTACTGGCAGCCGTGGATCGAAACGTCTGATGGCTTGCAGGCGCTGGCCAGCTCCGCGGCCGATCACGCGCCCGCGCCTTGGCAGCTTGGCGGCTGCACATGGCTGCCCGTCGGTGATCAATTTCTAGCCACTTGGAGCGTGGATGGTTTCGGTCGCCTGGCCTTTGGCGATGAAGATTTCAGCGCCGGCTACAGCCGCTTCCGCCATTTGGCGATGGATCAACAGTTCGTCTATTGCATCGCCGCATCACCGGTCAGCCCGTCGGCAGTGATCGCCATTGATCGCGTCTCTCATGCAGTAAAGGTATTGGCCGGCGGCGTGGCCCCGTTGCCCGCCGAACGCATCAGCCGTCCGCAGACCTTGCGTTATCCCAGCGGCTCGGGTGAGGCGCACGGTTTCTTCTACCCGGCCATGAGCGGTGAAGCGAAACCGCCGCTGGTGGTGTTTATCCACGGCGGCCCGACGTCGGCGTGCTATCCGATGCTCGACCCGCGCATCCAGTATTGGACGCAGCGTGGTTTCGCGGTCGCCGACCTCAACTATCGCGGCAGCAGCGGCTATGGTCGCGAGTATCGGCAAGCACTGCATCTGCGCTGGGGCGAGGTGGATGTCGAGGACGCCTGCGCGGTGGTCGATTACCTTGCCGGACAGGGCTTGATCGATGGCGACCGCGCGTTCATACGCGGCGGCAGTGCGGGCGGGTACACGACACTGTGCGCACTGGCGTTCAGACAGGTCTTCCGCGCAGGCGCCAGCCTCTATGGCGTCAGCGATCCGGTCGCTTTGGCCCGGGCAACACACAAGTTCGAAGGCGATTATCTGGACTGGCTGATCGGCGATCCCGAACGCGATGCCGACCGCTACGCCGCCCGCACGCCACTACTGCACGCAGAGAACATCCGCGTGCCGGTGATTTTCTTTCAGGGAGAACTGGACGCGGTGGTCGTACCGCAACAGACCCGCGATATGGTCGCGGCGCTGGAGCACAACGGCATTGCGGTGGAAGCGCATTACTACCCCGAAGAGCGCCACGGCTTTCGCCGCGCCGTCAATCAGGCGCACGCATTGGAGCAGGAGTGGACGTTTTATCGGCGGGTGATGGGGCTGGTTTACTGA
- a CDS encoding carbon-nitrogen hydrolase family protein: MRVAVYQCPALPLDPVANLHRLHQVAMEAKGADLLVLPEMFITGYNIGAEAVSTLAEVYNGEWAQQIGRIAKAAGLAIVYGYPERTADGHIYNAVQLIDAHGERLCNYRKSHLFGDLDRSMFSPGEAELPVVELNGWKLGFLICYDLEFPENARRLALAGAELIVVPTANMIPFDFVADVTVRARAFENQCYVAYANYCGHEGDIQYCGQSSVAAPDGSRIALAGLDEALIVGELDRQLMNDSRQANRYLSDRRPELYGALNRR; encoded by the coding sequence ATGCGCGTAGCCGTTTACCAATGTCCAGCGCTGCCACTGGACCCCGTCGCCAACCTGCATCGCCTGCACCAGGTGGCGATGGAGGCCAAAGGCGCCGACCTGCTGGTGCTGCCGGAGATGTTCATCACCGGCTACAACATCGGCGCCGAAGCGGTCAGCACGCTGGCCGAGGTTTATAACGGTGAATGGGCGCAGCAGATCGGGCGCATCGCCAAGGCTGCGGGTCTGGCAATCGTTTACGGTTACCCGGAGCGCACCGCCGACGGGCACATCTACAACGCCGTGCAACTGATCGACGCCCACGGCGAGCGCCTGTGCAATTACCGCAAGTCGCATCTGTTCGGCGACCTTGACCGGTCGATGTTCAGCCCCGGCGAAGCAGAGTTGCCGGTGGTTGAGCTGAACGGCTGGAAGCTCGGTTTCCTGATCTGCTATGACCTGGAGTTCCCGGAAAACGCTCGTCGTCTGGCCTTGGCCGGCGCCGAGCTGATTGTGGTGCCGACGGCGAACATGATTCCGTTCGACTTCGTCGCCGACGTCACCGTGCGCGCCCGCGCCTTCGAAAACCAGTGCTACGTGGCTTATGCCAATTACTGTGGGCATGAAGGCGATATTCAGTACTGCGGGCAAAGCAGCGTGGCCGCACCGGACGGCAGCCGCATCGCCCTGGCAGGTCTGGACGAGGCGCTGATCGTCGGTGAACTGGACCGACAACTGATGAATGATTCACGCCAGGCCAACCGCTATCTCAGCGATCGCCGTCCCGAGCTTTACGGCGCGCTGAACCGTCGCTAA
- the pqqA gene encoding pyrroloquinoline quinone precursor peptide PqqA → MAWTKPAYTDLRIGFEVTMYFASR, encoded by the coding sequence ATGGCCTGGACCAAACCTGCTTACACCGACCTGCGTATCGGCTTCGAAGTCACCATGTACTTCGCCAGCCGCTGA
- the pqqC gene encoding pyrroloquinoline-quinone synthase PqqC — MTDTPMSPAEFEAALRAKGAYYHIYHPYHVAMYEGRATREQIQGWVANRFYYQVNIPLKDAAILANCPDRDIRREWIQRLLDHDGAPGEDGGIEAWLRLGQAVGLDPDQLRSQELVLPGVRFAVDAYVNFARRASWQEAASSSLTELFAPQIHQSRLDSWPQHYPWIDPAGYEYFRTRLGQARRDVEHGLAITLEHYKTREGQERMLEILQFKLDILWSMLDAMSMAYELNRPPYHSVTEQRVWHKGITL, encoded by the coding sequence ATGACTGACACGCCAATGTCCCCGGCCGAATTCGAAGCGGCCCTGCGCGCCAAAGGCGCCTACTACCACATTTACCACCCGTACCACGTGGCGATGTACGAAGGCCGCGCCACCCGCGAGCAGATTCAGGGCTGGGTCGCCAACCGCTTCTACTATCAGGTGAACATTCCCCTGAAAGACGCGGCGATCCTCGCCAACTGCCCGGACCGCGATATTCGTCGCGAGTGGATTCAGCGCCTGCTCGACCACGACGGCGCGCCCGGCGAAGACGGCGGCATCGAAGCCTGGCTGCGCCTCGGCCAGGCTGTCGGCCTCGACCCGGATCAATTGCGCTCCCAGGAACTGGTGCTGCCCGGTGTGCGTTTCGCCGTCGATGCCTACGTCAACTTCGCCCGTCGCGCCAGTTGGCAGGAGGCCGCCAGCAGCTCGCTGACCGAACTGTTCGCGCCACAGATCCACCAGTCACGCCTCGACAGCTGGCCGCAGCATTACCCGTGGATCGACCCGGCCGGTTATGAATATTTCCGCACCCGCCTCGGTCAGGCGCGGCGCGATGTCGAGCACGGTCTGGCGATCACCCTTGAGCACTACAAGACGCGCGAAGGCCAGGAGCGCATGCTGGAAATTCTCCAGTTCAAACTGGACATTCTTTGGAGCATGCTCGATGCCATGAGCATGGCCTACGAATTGAACCGTCCGCCCTATCACAGCGTGACCGAGCAACGGGTCTGGCATAAAGGAATCACCTTATGA